A single genomic interval of Helianthus annuus cultivar XRQ/B chromosome 13, HanXRQr2.0-SUNRISE, whole genome shotgun sequence harbors:
- the LOC110897395 gene encoding uracil-DNA glycosylase, mitochondrial — protein sequence MSPFIKRFNPHPAPFNLLARFPATILLHQHQHQHQQSVLLGTSSTLNPTYKMSSSKPITDFFPPSKRSKVVASAAPSSFEPSFKRSSVSVLQKPTTTVAAAASTPPESIDDDDGPAKVSSLTAEQKLRVQLNQSLAKAKRNLRVCAERVQKSTPGNGLGTLKLEELLVEETWLEAIPGEFQKPYANKLSEFVESEIQSSIPIYPPQHLIFNALNSTPFDQVKAVIIGQDPYHGPGQAMGLSFSVPQGIKLPSSLLNIYKELQQDLGCSIPLHGNLERWAVQGVLLLNAVLTVRKHQANSHAKKGWEQFTDSVIETISAKKTGIVFLLWGNYAQAKSRLIDENKHHILKAAHPSGLSAHRGFFGCRHFSRTNRILEEAKTTPIDWQL from the exons ATGAGTCCTTTCATCAAAAGATTCAATCCGCACCCCGCCCCTTTCAATCTCCTTGCTAGATTTCCCGCCACAATATTACtccaccaacaccaacaccaacaccaacagtCTGTATTATTAGGAACTAGTTCCACCTTAAACCCCACATACAAAATGTCTTCCTCTAAACCCATCACTGACTTTTTCCCGCCATCTAAGCGCTCTAAAGTCGTAGCGTCAGCAGCACCGTCGTCCTTCGAACCTTCTTTCAAAAGAAGCTCCGTTTCGGTTCTCCAAAAACCCACAACCACCGTCGCCGCTGCTGCATCTACCCCACCGGAAtcgatcgatgatgatgatggaccGGCCAAAGTTTCGAGTCTCACGGCGGAACAGAAACTTAGGGTTCAGTTAAATCAGTCGCTAGCTAAGGCTAAACGTAATCTCAGAGTATGTGCGGAAAGAGTCCAGAAGTCAACTCcag GTAACGGGTTAGGGACGTTgaaacttgaagaactgttagTCGAAGAAACATGGTTGGAAGCCATTCCTGGAGAGTTTCAGAAACCTTATGCCAATAAACTGAGTGAATTTGTTGAGAGTGAAATACAAAGCTCTATACCAATTTACCCTCCACAACATTTAATCTTTAACGCTTTGAATTCGACCCCATTTGACCAGGTCAAAGCTGTCATCATCGGTCAG GATCCGTATCATGGACCGGGTCAAGCTATGGGCCTTTCGTTCTCTGTTCCACAAGGAATAAAACTACCTTCAAGTTTGCTAAACATATATAAAGAGCTTCAACAGGATTTAGGATGTTCAATTCCGTTGCATGGGAATTTGGAACGATGGGCCGTACAG GGCGTTTTGTTGCTCAATGCTGTTCTTACCG TTCGGAAGCATCAAGCAAATTCTCATGCGAAGAAAGGATGGGAACAATTCACCGATTCTGTAATAGAGACGATTTCTGCAAAGAAAACGGGGATTGTTTTCCTTCTTTGGGGAAACTATGCACAAGCAAAATCTAG GTTAATTGATGAAAACAAGCACCATATTCTTAAGGCTGCACACCCTTCTGGTTTATCTGCTCATAGGGGCTTCTTTGGCTGCAG GCATTTTTCTCGAACCAATCGGATTTTGGAGGAAGCAAAGACGACTCCTATTGACTGGCAACTCTGA